ttacaatgaaaaaaaagatagtgaatacaatgaaatacagcgagatacattgaaatgctcttaaaaaaaaGTTAACAGAATCTTCAAATTGCTCAACCCCAAACTTCAAACGACCTATTTTAGTCGACGATTATCCGACGACCCATAGGATTCCGACCATGATTCCATAAGCAGCgatgagagaaagaagaagaaaatgagaaagattgCTGAAGAAGAAATTGCTAGCATCCGTAACGTATATGAAGAAGTTAAAGTCCCAGAACTGAATTTGGCTAGCACCCGCTGGTAATGAATCGGAAGAAATTACTAGCACCCACTGAAGAAGAAATTGCCAAGAAGTTAAAGTCCCAAAAAATTCCTTGCCAtggaaaggaagaagaagaagaaacatacTGGCAGAAGAAAACAATCAAAATcggaaaggaagaagaagaagaagaaacatacTAGAGTTGGCCATGGAGATTTCATTGCCTTCATTAGGGTCAAGCCAGAGAGGCAGCGTATATTATGTGAGAGAGGGCAGCGTATTTTATGACTTAAGGgtaggaggtgaccataaatagGTATTTgactataaaaatatatatatatatattatataatttttgGCTAAGCGAATGCAATTAGTTTTGGCCGATTGACCACTTTTGCATTTTGCCCTTTTTCAAGAGACCTAGTCAACTGGAGGAATTAAGATGCCTATAAACTTTAGGAACTAGAGAAATTAAGAGCATATAAAACTGAAAAGATCTATGGACTAAAATTAACCCAAACAAGATTTCAATTTCAGCGCATATAAAACTGAAAGATCAATGGACTAAAATTAACCCAAACAAGATTTCAATTTCAGCCTTTCTTTCTCCGAGTCTCATGTCTTAATTTTCTCTTCATTTCATTGGCTTTCATTTGTTATGGTTAACCTTTCTCTGCCTTATAAATAAAGAACAAATTTCAAAGAGATTAATCATTACAATTAAGGGAAGAAGAAGAGATAAATAAGAGTTAATCTCTAACCAAATTAAGAAGAAGAGAAGCAAAGATGGGGTTTGAAATTAGATCATGCTTCTTCTTGTTTCTCTTCTTCCTTGTTGTTGGCTTGGCTTCCTCTTCCCCAACCTACATCAaatgtaattttattaattcCTCAACGCATTTTTTTATGTCTTTAATTCAATATGCTCTTGTTCTGGATATTAATTCAACTTGCAACACTAACAAATCAATTTTCCTATTTAAATAAATTCCCTTTTTCTTACATTCAAGATCTTATGGAAAAACttcttggttttttttttttttttactttgtatTTTGTTTACCAGGAGCTtatcaaaaaaaacaaaaaggacagaccagtgcactaagctcccgctatgtgcggTAAACGGGGAAGGGGCGGACCACTAGAGTCTATTGTATGCAGTCttccctgcatttctgcaagaagtTGTTTTCACGGCTTGAACCCgtaacctcctggtcacatggcaacaactttactaGTTACGCCAAAACTCCTAGTCTTTACTAGGAGCTTATTATGAAAAGAAATCTAGTAGAGTTGTCTGTAACCCTATGTTTTTCCAGGATTTGTTTAGCTTTTTAAAGATTTATACGGTCACTAGAAAATACATTAAAAAATTCTAATACTCTCTATATTTATATAGAATCCTAAAGCAGACCCCAACTTATTTGAGTTTGAggcttaattattattattattattatttaattaaaTTCTCTTTGTGTTTGAGCAGATAGCGTGCTTCGTCAGTCTCACGCGCCGGGGCGTGGCCTTCTTCAACAATATTTAGTGAAGAATGATTGTCCCATTAATTTTGAGAAGGAAGACTACACACCCCTTACTAGCCAATGCAAAGGGCCTCAATACAATCCAGCATTATGTTGCAATGGATTCAAGACAATTGCATGCAGATACACAAACGAAATAAATGATGAGAGCAATGGGTGTGCTACTGGTATGTTTATCTCCATTAATGAAAGTGGAAAATACCCTACTGGTCTTTTTGAGAATATTTGCAAGGAAGCAGAAGAAGGTTTAAAGTGTGACAATGTCAAGAGCCCTGTTGCTCCAAGACAAAATGTTCATAGTACACCAAGATCAAATCCCAGAGTTGGTAACAGACAAGCAATTGGTAAACATTAGGCAAGAAAAAGTTTTAAGCTTTAATAATTGCTTGTAATAGTATGGAATTCCAAGTCTTGTACGTACATTATTCTGTTGGTTTTGTTACCTCTCATTTATTTTGTGATTTAAATTTTGTACCCAGTATTTTGGGATGTTCGCGAGACTATAATGAATAAGATcattcatttttgtttttctttctcttcctctTATTCTGGTATTTGGCCTAAATGGAGAATGTTAGAGGTTGGTACTATAATGggctttgtacaaagttggccgcTCAGCCAAACACTATAGGGATTTTTACATACCTATACACTTGGAAACCTTATTATCAAAAATATTCATGTTTAGTTAATTATCGACCTAAACAAGATTTGTTTATAGAATATATATATTACACTTAAAAAAGCTCCCAATCCATTATCAGTGCTTTTAGTTAcaccattttttttttcttttctcctcttttctttcttctctccCGATTCTATTTGCTATACCCTTGATATCTAAGATCTTTTCTTCTCTTTAAATTTTCGATGTAAATTACTTCCTCAAAAATAATCTAAAGTAAGAACAAACAGACAAAATAAAATACAGAGAAGAGAGAAGATATATAGGCGATAGTATTAGGAACTCAATTCTTACCTTTCAATTGTAATTTATAATGGAAAGGCTTATCTTTACCAACTCTTCACTTCCCTCATCTAAACTCCACCACCTTAAGCCCTTTCCTCGTCTCTCCCAACTCGAATTCTCTGTTCCGAGATTTCAAACTCTGCCCTCCCTTAAACGTGTTGAGTGTCGCGGGCCCAATTCGCTTTCTTGTGATACAATTTGTATACAatatttatacaatatgtcttttgtatattttgtatctgatttatacatattaaaaataaatttcatacaactaattatatattatacaacttatctacaactttcatacattatttctacctagttatatacaactacaatatcatacaacttaaatacaatttttatataatattgttaaactttcatacaatatttaaataaaaaaacatatataaacaacagaatacaatttacCTACAATATTACTACAACTTTACTACAATTTCATAAGTATAATATATattatgtcttcttcttcttcttcttcttcttcttcttcttcttcttcttcttcttcttcttcgtcgtcgtcgtcgtcgtcgagtttcaatatgaaattcggtcaaaatcaagtctaatatttaccaaaacaccctcaaaattgagatataacctccaaataatattttcaattatttgccacaacactcaatccaaacaaaataatggtttttgaaaacctaaatttgaattcaaagcttcaaaatttttaatggttgtcaatggtggaattgctactCTCTTTCCTTTGCTCTACATTACTGGAATTAGGGATTGAAAGATAGAACGAGacgtagagagagagagagacagcatgagagagagagagagagagatagagcaTAAGAGGGagagagaataaggatgagaaataattgattcctaatataaagggatactcaTTTAATTCCTAAAATGTGTATAATTGGTAAATTTATATATATGATGTAATTAAATTAAAACTTGAGTAGGAAGGTAATGTATAAGTATGTAAAAATTCCAAAACAATAACAGCCACTAGCCCAATCTTTGGCAACCGCTTGACTTTCTTTTTCACTTACAATTAGTAGTCAAAGAAGTATTAACCTGCTATTCTCGATAATTCTAAGCCTTGCGAAATCTCACAAAAATCCTCCAAATCCTTGCTATTTTTGACAATTCGAAGCCTTAGCGAAATCTCACAAAAATCCTGCAAACCCAGTGAAATCCCTCGTCAAAAAACCAATCCTTTCACCCTCCAAAAATCGATCAAATCCAACTGTCTTATCTACAACTGCCAAACTCCTTCCTATCATACTACAGATTTTGATCCTTTTTTTATCTCTTACAAAAAACTGACATTTTCATATTGGCTCAGTTTAATGGGGGAAAAACATTGTATTGCTTAGCATAAATATCCAtgatacaagaagaagaagaatgtgTTGTATACGTTGTACACAGAGGCGGACCTAGGATTTGAGTGTAATGGGGGCACCGTTATTGATATAGAtatgttgtaacgacccgaccggtcgttttgagtttttgtaCTTCGCTCGCTAGTCCTCGGGCATGGCTAGCCCTGTGTGGTgtatatgacttatgtaaatcatcagttttgattttcagggtaatcggaatgaatttggaagaacagttctcaatttgaagtttaaaatttgaaaggtttgaccaagttttgaattgttagtatatgatctcagattggaatttttatgatttggttagcttcgttaggtgatttgagacttagaagcgtgatcggaatgtattttggaggtccgtggaaggtttagacttgaattggtgaaattggaattttggcgtttttcagttgataagtgagattttgatataggggtcggaatggaatttcggaagttggagtaggttcgttctgtcatttgtgacgtgtgtgcaaaatttcaggtcattcggacggggtttgatagaccttttgattgaaagcggaatttggaagtttttggaattcttaggcttgaatccgatgcaaatttggtgttttaatgtttttttgagcattccgaaggttggaacaagtttgaatgatgttatgggatatgttggcatgtttgtttgaggtcccgaggtcctcgggtgtgtttcgggtggttaacgggtcaatttttggactttggacttggtagattttttgatattttgttgcagagaaatccttcttcgcgaacgcgagaaccCGCGATAGGTTCTCGCGTTCGTGAAAGGTTAATGAGAGCGGCAGTCAAGTTGTTCTCGGCGTTCGTGATgttggtcccgcgttcgcgaaggtatatGAGTTtaaggctacgcgttcgcgattggTGTTCCGCGTTCGAGTAGGCTCGAGCCgtgtggtcatcgcgttcgcgtgtgggccctcgcgttcgtgaaagaGAGAATTTGGTCAGTGAAGCTTTgagctttgcgaacgcgagggtgATGTCGCTTTCGCGATGAAGAATACCTGGGCAGtcagtttatatttttaaaatcgagggtttggtccataatttcgaaatttcattagtgagctcgggagaaggtgaactTTGAGGAAATTTTCAGTGGAGCTATTGGAGTAAGTATtattcactcatatttggtttaattccataatttagtcttgaatttcatcatttaatttgagaaattagagtggaaattaggaaaaaatggaagaaaagtttgagaattcttttgggaatttgaatgggcatttgatgttggattttgatgtatttgatatgtacgaactcgtgagagtgtaaagattctattgatgtgatttttatcggattctgagacatgggctcGAGGgctgggtttggccaatttcaggatttttgggatagattggatattttcgaatgggctttgttcccttagcatattttgatggtatgaatctgcttttggctagatttggagcattcggaggccgagtcgagaggcaaaggcatcgcgagatagagtttggaccggattgaggtaagtaataattgtaaatatctgtcctgaggatatgaaaccccagACTTaatatcgttgtgctactttgaggtgatgcacatgttagataacgagcgtggggtcgtgcatcgttggggattgtgacttagtccgtcccgtatgactattaaactgcgtatttgactgaaaactgtttgatatcattgtattttggaaactattaccatgttttgggctgaatgccatatttgggcctcgtgccaactgttttggacccttaggggatttttactactattcctcactgttttgacttcatatttgtactcagtcatgctgtattctactattttcataactcagccatatttactccgtttttgaTATTCTAAATAATATTTtcggttgagcatcatgttttactgttgccccgagtggcttgagagatttatgacagagtgagcccgagggcctgtgttgtgaggatactgtgggatcgggttgcgcgcccagcagtgttgtactgattcatgaatacgaggccgagggcctgatttgttacgccacgagttGGCTTGATATTAGGTCGAGAGCttgtttgattatgccatgagatggcttgatattgcgcttgggtcgtaaggggtcTCCTCCAGAGTctatacaccccagtgagcgtgggtacctagtgtgagatgtgatatagcccgaggagctgatgttgttccatgttattgcccaaggggcagttcttgatttatgttatgctcGAAGGGCTGATTGTGAGTGATTATGAGGTAACCCGAGAGGCTAGTTCTGTTGACATTATGCCcgggggcggtttatggtacatgttttgcccgaggggctgtatacatttctatcatgtttactcattgttttatcacttgtttgaaactattgaaaattgttttaaaaggttttaccaaAACTGAGCacgatttacgaagtaaatgatttatgtattgtgttggaaatatcctgcatttgttgtagcgtttgacgtggcttacgtgttttcttactgctcagctttcatttacttttattacttactgagttggagtactcacattactccctgcaccttgtgtgcagattcaggtattttttaacccgatagcgggtgttgattgctcagtggaagattcatcggagttagcaaggtagctgtccgacatccgcagcactgcttttctccctcttgtttttcttacactgtatttagtacattttagACTCTCTGTTGTATTCATACCTTAGtatatgctcgtgacttgtgacaccccgatgtcgggcttgtgtatttattctgcactgttcatttagacttatctTATgcgatatttgattaattaaaggcttaaaaatgactgttactgattaaatggttaaattttgggagttgtgtcggctggcctagtttcacgataggttccatcacgaccgggtcggttttagggtcgtgacaagttggtattagagcctaggttacataggtctcacgagtcatgagcaggtttagtagagtctcgcggatcggtacgaagacgtctgtgcttatccttgggaggctaaagaacctttaggaaaacttcacattcttgaactcttatcgtgcgtccttgattcagcttgaaacgtaactttttgaattccttccatgcgttcgtatgcacgcatgagcgctcagtatcggatatgcatcgatggcttgtaattccctgatcgaggggagagatatgatctctgtgtgttgatgttgggccagtctggagtaCCTGAGACCgtgttttgcctatagcttgagcactgaggcgttgattgtgtgagcacgtacttttggatttgtatgtccgatagtgttccgattagtgggagtgatgactgaatagttacgtgatgagtgtgatgtgactgcgagatatgttcatatgaattgaatgagacgagaagggtctgctttggGGTAgcaagaactatttggtgcttgatttccatcgtgagttgatgtatagccccgagttgtaggtgtgttgaaggatctttacattttgcctagttgggaagtgaagtagatttcacgttgtgTATGAattcagacttaggaagattaagtgactacgtaatgtttatgacagtggaagggtataaagagatgttagtttgaggcgaagcaggtgggttatctcctgcggagtgttctgaagtttgtgtgatccttatgttgtttgttggaagatctcttttactagtgaaatatatgtgttgcaattcgaatttgggtcgcttaagagagtgggcttgactgttacaagggtgaatgcgagatttgtagaagatttgaagtactagatggtctatgttgcacgagcttatgaaggattgagtttaatctcactatggtattatggcagtaatagagtatatgcattatgtgttattatgtgttttgatctatgactttgcgccaagtgggggagtctgctattgattagttgattgcacggttatgtgctatgttggttcaaGTTGGAGGCGTGCTGGTGAATCAattatggcttacggaggttgagatcaaggatggctcgagtaaaggaaatttcaataaaagttatgttatgctttatgggtatataagaagcatagaatgacttgagttgttatgagTAAAGAGTGTGCAGTGCATAGAacaagaagttgcttggttgcattaattAAGGTTACGTTCTGCGG
This genomic stretch from Nicotiana sylvestris chromosome 9, ASM39365v2, whole genome shotgun sequence harbors:
- the LOC104220465 gene encoding GPI-anchored protein LLG1-like, which translates into the protein MGFEIRSCFFLFLFFLVVGLASSSPTYIKYSVLRQSHAPGRGLLQQYLVKNDCPINFEKEDYTPLTSQCKGPQYNPALCCNGFKTIACRYTNEINDESNGCATGMFISINESGKYPTGLFENICKEAEEGLKCDNVKSPVAPRQNVHSTPRSNPRVGNRQAIGKH